The genomic segment GGCCGTTCGAGGGGCTCGACCGCTTCGCCGCGCGCAAGGCCGTGAAGGCCAAGCTCGAGGAGCTGGGCCTCGTGCGCGGCTGGAAGAAGCACGTCATGTCGCTGCCCCGCTCGCAGCGCAGCGGCAGCATCGTGGAGCCCATGATCTCCACGCAGTGGTTCGTGAAGATGGAGCCGCTGGCCGGCCCCGCCATCACGGCGGTGGAAGACGGGCGCGTGCGCATCCTCCCGGAGGACTGGACCAAGACGTACTTCCACTGGCTGCGGAACATCCAGGACTGGTGCATCTCGCGGCAGCTCTGGTGGGGCCACAGCATCCCGGCCTGGTATTGCGCCGACTGCGAACACATGAGCGTGAGCCGCGAAGACCTCACGGCGTGTGCGGCCTGCGGCAGCACCAAGATCGAGCAGGACCCGGACGTGCTGGACACCTGGTTCAGCTCGGCGCTCTGGCCCTTCTCCACGCTGGGCTGGCCCAACCAGACGCCGGACTTGGCGCGCTTCTACCCCACGCAGGACATGGAGACCGGGTACGACATCCTGTTCTTCTGGGTGGCGCGCATGATCATGATGGGGCTCCACTTCATGGGGGAGGTGCCCTTCTCGCGCGTGCTGCTGGCGGGCCTGGTCACCGACGAGCGCGGCCAGAAGATGAGCAAGGTGAAGGGCAACGTCATCGACCCGCTGGACGTCATCCACGGGACGAGCGGCGCTGCGCTCATCGAGAAGGCCGAGAAGTCGGGCGCTGCGGCAGACGGCGTGGACTATCTCCGCACAACGTATCCGGACGGCTTCGACGCCTACGGCGCCGACGCGCTGCGCATGACGCTGCTGAGCTACTCGCCGCAGTCGCGCCGCATCGCGCTGTCCATCAAGCGCATCGAGGGCTACCGCAACTTCGCCAACAAGCTGTGGAACGCGGCGCGCTACGTGCTGGGGCGCCTGCAGGGCCAAGACGGTGAAGAGGGGCAGCCGGCAAGCGCCGCGCGGCACCCCAACGCGCGGGCCCGAGGTGTGCGCCCGGCGGTCACGGCGCTTCCCAACCGCTGGATTCTGTCGCGCTTGGACGTGGCCTTGGCCGCCGCCAACGCGGGCATAGAGGCCTACCGCTTGGACGAGGGCAGCCAAGCGCTCTACCACTTCGTGTGGGACGAGCTGTGCGACTGGTACCTGGAGCTGAGCAAGCCGCTGCTGGACGGTGACGACCGCGCGCTGGCCGAGGAGACGGCCGCCGTGCTGCTGCACGTGCTCGAGACCACGCTGCGCGCGCTGCACCCCATGATGCCGTTCATCACGGAGGACATCTGGCAACGGGTCCCACGCGCCGACGCCGCCGCCGCCACCGAGAGCATCATGCTGGCGCGCTACCCCGAGGCGGGCCGTGACGGCCTGCGCGACGAGGCGTCCGAGACCGAGCTCACCGTGGTGCAGGAGTTCATCGTGGCGGCGCGCTCCATTCGCGCCGAGTACGACCTGCCCCGCCGGCAGCCCATCGCCATTCACTGGGTGTCCGAGGACAAGGCGCGCGCAGCCACCCTCGAGGCCGCCCGCTCGCTCATTGAAGCGCTGGCCGGGGCCACGCTCACGCAAGACACCGCCGCGCGCGTGGACAACCCGCACGAGCACTTCACCCTGGCGGCCGTGTTCGTGCTGCCCGGCATGCGCGGTGTGGTGCCCGGCGTGATCGACCCCGTGAAGGAGCGCGAGCGCCTGAGCCGCCAGCTGGGCAAGATCGAGAAGGACTTGGGCGTGCTCGAGAAGAAGCTCACCAACGAGAAGTTCGTGAGCGGCGCCCCGCCCGAGGTGGTGGAGCAGACCAAGCGCGACGCCGCCGAGCTGGCCGAGAAGCGCGACCAGATGAGCGCCGCCATCACGCGGCTGGGCTGATCAGGTCTCGTAGTCCACGGCGACCGAGCGCTCCACCACCTGCTTCATGTGCACCCCCACGCCCTGGTGGACGGGGTGCACCTGGTAGGCGTCGAGCGCCGCCCACGACTCGTGGTGCGTGATGAGCGCGATGTCATAGGACCGCTCGCTGTGCAGCTGGTCGGCGCCGACCTCGATGTCCAGCAGCTCCGGGATGTGTCCGCGCATGGCGAGCAGCACCTGGCGCGTGATCTCGACCGCGGCCTCGCTGCGGTCCTTGAGCTTGAAGAGCACGACGTGGGTGATCATGGGGCGGATCTTGCCGCATTGGGCGGGCCAGGTGAAGGCTCAGATGAGCCTATGCCTCGAACGCGTAGTCACGCAGCGGGAAGTGCCCGGCGCGCCACCAGGCCTCGGCGCTGGTCACGGGTCGGAACGCCACGTCGCCGTCCGCGTTGAAGTAGTAGCTGTTGGACGTCTGGCAGTCCGCGTTGAACCACACGGAGCGCTGCTGCCGCTTCAGCATGGACGCGTGGTAGTCGGCGTTCGCGCGCGGCTGGACGTCCACGTAGGTGGCGCCCCGCTTCCGGGCCTCGCGCAGCAGCCGCACGATGTGCCGCATCTGCGTCTCGATCAGGGCGAAGTACGAGGTGCCGTTCCACCCGTAGGGCCCGAGGATGCTGAACAGGTTGGGGTAGCCCGGCACGGACACGCCTTGATAGGACTGCGAGCGGTGCTCGGCCCAGAAGCGGCCCAGCTCCACCCCGCCCACGCCACGCGTGGGATACGGCGGCACGTTGTCGGGCTCGAAGACCTTGAAGCCCGTGGCGAGCACCAGCACATCGGCTTCGTGGAGCACCCCGTCGCGCGTCTGCACGCCGCGTGGCGTGATGCGCTCGATGGGATCCGTGACCAGGTCCACGTTGTCGCGTGTGAACGCGCGGAGGTAGTGGTTCGACACCGACGGGCGCTTGCAGCCGAAGTCGTAGGTGGGCGTGAGCCGCTTGCGCAGCTCGGGGTCCTTCACCTGGCGCTCGAGGTGTTGGAGCCCCGTGTTCGTGAGGTAGCGGCGCAGCGCCGGCAAGTCACGGGCGTAGTGAAAGGCCAGCACCAGCAGCGTCTCGCTCGCGGCCAGCGCCGCAAAGCGCGCCACCCGCTGCGTGGCGGGCAACCGCGCGAAGAGCGCCTGCACGTGCGGCGGGATCTCGGGGTCCGTCTTCGGGAGGATCCAGATGGCCGTGCGCTGGAACACGCTGAGGTGGGCCACCTCAGGGGCGATGGCGGGGATCACCTGCACCGCGCTCGCGCCCGTGCCGATGACCGCCACGCGCTTGCCCGTGAGCGACACGCTGTGGTCCCACGTGGCCGTGTGGATGGTGGGCCCCTCGAAGCTCTCGAGGCCAGCGATGGCCGGGCTCTTCGGCTTGCTGAACACGCCGGTGGCGGCGATGACGAAGCGCGCGGTGATGACCTCGCCACCCTCGAGCTGCAGACGCCACACGTTCCGGGCCTCGTCGAAGTCGGCCGCGACCACCTTGGCGCGCAAGCGGATCTTGCGGCGGATCCCGTAGCGATCGACGCAGTGGTCGGCGTACGCCTTGAGCTCCTTGCCGGGCGCGAAGACACGCGACCAGCTGGGGTTCTGCTCGAACGAGAACGAGTACCCGAACGACGGGGTGTCCACGGCAACGCCCGGATACGTGTTGTGGAACCATGCCCCGCCGATGTCCTCGCCCATCTCGAGCACCAGCACATCGTCGAAGCCGGCCTTCTCGAGCAGGATGGTGGCGCCGATGCCGGAGAAGCCCCCGCCGATGACGACGACTTGGTGGTCGGGCTGACTCATCGGACCATCCACTCCGCGAAGCGTGTGCTGGCTCGGCTGGTGACGCGGCTCAGGCGCGGCGAGAGGCGGTGCACCAGCCACTGGGGCGTGACGAAGAGCGGCGCGACCACGACCACCACCTCCTTGCTGCGGAGCGTGTCCACCACGGCCAGCGCGACGGCCCGGGGGGAGACCGCGAAGCGCTTGGCCAGCGCGTCGATGCGCGCCACGTCCATCACGGCGCTGCGCTGTGGGGAGTTGCGCAGGATGGGCGTGTCGATGACGCCAGGGCACACCACCGAGACGCTCACGGACTCGCCGGCCAGCTCGGCGTCGAGCGCCTCGGTCAGCGCGACCACCCCGTGCTTGGCCGCGCAGTAGGTGCCGAGCAACGGGATGGGGAAGAGCCCTGCGCCGCTCGCGGTGTTGACGATGTGGCCCGGGCGCCCCTGGGCCTTCATGCGCGGCAGGAAGTAGTGGATGCCGTATGCGGTGCCCAGCAGGTTG from the Sandaracinaceae bacterium genome contains:
- a CDS encoding NAD(P)/FAD-dependent oxidoreductase is translated as MSQPDHQVVVIGGGFSGIGATILLEKAGFDDVLVLEMGEDIGGAWFHNTYPGVAVDTPSFGYSFSFEQNPSWSRVFAPGKELKAYADHCVDRYGIRRKIRLRAKVVAADFDEARNVWRLQLEGGEVITARFVIAATGVFSKPKSPAIAGLESFEGPTIHTATWDHSVSLTGKRVAVIGTGASAVQVIPAIAPEVAHLSVFQRTAIWILPKTDPEIPPHVQALFARLPATQRVARFAALAASETLLVLAFHYARDLPALRRYLTNTGLQHLERQVKDPELRKRLTPTYDFGCKRPSVSNHYLRAFTRDNVDLVTDPIERITPRGVQTRDGVLHEADVLVLATGFKVFEPDNVPPYPTRGVGGVELGRFWAEHRSQSYQGVSVPGYPNLFSILGPYGWNGTSYFALIETQMRHIVRLLREARKRGATYVDVQPRANADYHASMLKRQQRSVWFNADCQTSNSYYFNADGDVAFRPVTSAEAWWRAGHFPLRDYAFEA
- a CDS encoding SDR family NAD(P)-dependent oxidoreductase; this encodes MANPTSLSGKVAVVTGAASGIGRATAELLVELGAKVHLVDINEALLGETASALRAAGGRVTTHVVDVADPAQIAALADAVYTEDQAVDLLHNNAGIGVGGRFADLTLEDIQRTININLLGTAYGIHYFLPRMKAQGRPGHIVNTASGAGLFPIPLLGTYCAAKHGVVALTEALDAELAGESVSVSVVCPGVIDTPILRNSPQRSAVMDVARIDALAKRFAVSPRAVALAVVDTLRSKEVVVVVAPLFVTPQWLVHRLSPRLSRVTSRASTRFAEWMVR
- a CDS encoding Dabb family protein, which codes for MITHVVLFKLKDRSEAAVEITRQVLLAMRGHIPELLDIEVGADQLHSERSYDIALITHHESWAALDAYQVHPVHQGVGVHMKQVVERSVAVDYET